In Mycobacterium sp. JS623, one genomic interval encodes:
- the yidC gene encoding membrane protein insertase YidC — translation MWAWYKAFAFVLGPSNFFAWALSVMFLVFTLRAILYKPFVRQIRTTRQMQELQPQIKALQKKYGKDRQRMALEMQKLQREHGFNPLMGCLPIFAQVPVFLGLYHVLRSFNRTVTGGMGGSFGPHLTVEQNRATGNYIFSATDVGHFLDANLFGAPIGSSMIQSSGLDAFTEFSRSAVVAVSLPLMIAAGIATYFNSRASVARQSPEAAANPQTAMMNKLALYVFPLGVVVGGPFLPIAIILYWFSNNIWTFAQQHYVFGNIAKEEEAKKVEAQERRAANAPKPGAKPDRARKTEPAPTEPTVTDGVEITDATDAVVDGTPAVDGQPTGDGKPRPGATPRPGARPKKRKR, via the coding sequence ATGTGGGCTTGGTACAAGGCGTTCGCGTTCGTTCTCGGACCGTCGAACTTCTTCGCATGGGCGCTGTCGGTGATGTTCCTCGTCTTCACCCTGCGCGCGATTCTGTACAAGCCGTTCGTCCGGCAGATCCGCACCACACGCCAGATGCAGGAGCTGCAGCCCCAAATCAAGGCGCTGCAGAAGAAGTACGGCAAGGACCGCCAGCGGATGGCACTGGAGATGCAGAAGCTGCAGCGCGAGCACGGGTTCAACCCGCTGATGGGCTGCCTGCCGATCTTCGCGCAAGTGCCGGTGTTCCTCGGGCTGTATCACGTGCTGCGGTCATTCAACCGGACCGTGACAGGCGGCATGGGCGGCAGCTTCGGGCCACACCTCACGGTGGAGCAGAACCGCGCGACGGGCAACTACATCTTCAGCGCAACCGACGTCGGACACTTCCTGGACGCCAACCTTTTTGGTGCGCCGATCGGTTCGTCCATGATCCAGTCGTCAGGTCTGGATGCCTTCACCGAATTCAGCCGCAGCGCGGTGGTGGCGGTCAGCCTGCCGCTGATGATCGCCGCCGGCATCGCGACGTACTTCAACAGCCGGGCGTCGGTGGCGCGGCAGAGCCCCGAAGCGGCGGCCAACCCGCAGACCGCGATGATGAACAAGCTGGCGCTCTACGTGTTCCCGCTTGGCGTCGTTGTCGGCGGGCCGTTCTTACCGATCGCAATCATCCTCTACTGGTTCTCGAACAACATCTGGACGTTCGCGCAGCAGCACTACGTCTTCGGGAACATCGCCAAGGAGGAAGAGGCGAAAAAGGTCGAGGCGCAAGAGAGACGGGCGGCCAATGCGCCGAAGCCGGGCGCTAAGCCTGACCGTGCGCGCAAGACGGAACCCGCACCGACGGAGCCGACGGTCACCGACGGCGTGGAGATCACGGACGCGACGGACGCTGTGGTGGACGGCACGCCGGCGGTCGACGGACAGCCGACCGGCGACGGTAAGCCGCGCCCGGGAGCGACGCCGCGGCCCGGTGCGCGGCCCAAGAAGCGGAAGCGTTGA
- a CDS encoding Jag family protein: protein MTDAETTERSDELTDEDNGTETATPTGDDLEERLVAEGEIAGDYLEELLDLLDFDGDIDLDVEGDRAVVSIDGGGDLTKLVGRKGEVLDALQELTRLAVHQKTGERSRLMLDIARWRRRRRDELAALGDKVARRVLESGEREELTPMTPFERKIVHDAVAAVDGVHSESEGVEPSRRVVVLLD from the coding sequence ATGACGGATGCCGAGACGACCGAACGCAGCGACGAATTGACCGACGAGGACAACGGCACGGAGACCGCGACCCCGACGGGCGACGATCTCGAAGAGCGGTTGGTGGCCGAAGGCGAGATCGCGGGCGATTACCTCGAGGAACTGTTGGACCTGTTGGACTTCGACGGCGACATCGATCTGGATGTCGAGGGCGACCGCGCGGTGGTCAGCATCGACGGCGGTGGTGACCTGACGAAGTTGGTGGGCCGCAAGGGCGAGGTGCTCGACGCGCTGCAGGAGCTGACCCGGTTGGCGGTGCACCAGAAAACTGGTGAGCGCAGCCGGCTGATGCTCGACATCGCGCGCTGGCGCCGCCGGCGGCGTGACGAGTTGGCCGCACTCGGTGACAAGGTGGCGCGCCGGGTGCTGGAATCAGGGGAGCGCGAAGAGCTGACCCCGATGACGCCGTTTGAGCGCAAGATCGTGCACGACGCGGTCGCCGCCGTCGACGGCGTGCACAGCGAGAGCGAGGGCGTCGAACCCTCTCGTCGCGTGGTTGTTCTGCTCGACTGA
- a CDS encoding ParA family protein, whose protein sequence is MSSVPEGVSAPGGAAPQEPQRSDVSRETWDGATREAWADQTGLDTPIGAEAERAVKLLHAAAKGGLPRPARQRVFTIANQKGGVGKTTTAVNVAAALALQGLSILVIDLDPQGNASTALGIEHREGTPSSYEVLIGEIPLQNAIQRSPHSERLFCVPATIDLAGAEIELVSMVAREGRLRTALAALKDHDFDYVFIDCPPSLGLLTINALVAAPEVLIPIQCEYYALEGVGQLLRNIEMVKAHLNPELNVTTVILTMYDGRTKLADQVAADVRAHFGDKVLRTVIPRSVKVSEAPGYGMTILDYDPGSRGAMSYLDASRELAERGAPQGQSR, encoded by the coding sequence ATGAGTTCGGTCCCGGAGGGTGTCTCGGCACCCGGTGGCGCGGCGCCGCAGGAGCCGCAACGGTCCGATGTTTCACGTGAAACATGGGACGGGGCTACCCGGGAAGCCTGGGCTGACCAAACTGGGCTGGACACCCCGATAGGGGCAGAGGCGGAGCGTGCTGTCAAGCTGCTGCACGCCGCGGCGAAGGGCGGCCTACCCCGGCCGGCCCGCCAACGGGTCTTCACGATCGCCAACCAGAAGGGTGGCGTGGGGAAGACGACGACCGCGGTCAACGTCGCGGCGGCGCTCGCGCTGCAGGGGCTGAGCATCCTGGTGATCGACCTCGACCCTCAGGGCAACGCCAGCACCGCACTCGGCATCGAACACCGCGAGGGCACCCCGTCGTCGTACGAGGTCTTGATCGGTGAGATCCCGCTACAGAACGCGATCCAGCGCAGCCCGCACAGCGAGCGGCTGTTCTGTGTGCCGGCGACCATCGACCTCGCCGGCGCCGAGATCGAGTTGGTCAGCATGGTGGCACGCGAAGGCCGATTGCGCACGGCGCTGGCCGCCCTGAAGGACCACGACTTCGACTACGTCTTCATCGACTGCCCGCCGTCCTTGGGCTTGCTGACCATCAACGCGCTTGTCGCGGCCCCGGAGGTGTTGATCCCGATCCAGTGTGAGTACTACGCACTCGAAGGGGTGGGGCAGCTGCTGCGCAACATCGAGATGGTCAAGGCCCACCTCAATCCGGAGCTGAACGTCACCACCGTCATCCTCACGATGTACGACGGGCGGACCAAGCTCGCCGACCAGGTTGCCGCGGATGTGCGGGCCCACTTCGGCGACAAAGTGCTGCGAACCGTTATCCCGCGCAGCGTCAAGGTCTCTGAGGCCCCCGGGTACGGCATGACGATTCTGGACTACGACCCCGGGTCGCGGGGCGCGATGAGCTATCTAGACGCCAGCCGTGAACTCGCCGAGCGAGGCGCGCCTCAGGGACAGAGCCGATGA
- a CDS encoding ParB/RepB/Spo0J family partition protein, whose protein sequence is MTQPKNKRSGLGRGLASLIPTGPADGEDSGYGPRMGEAAADVVIGGPGVSDAATTDVGAIYREIDPSAISPNPKQPRQVFDEEALSELVHSIREFGLMQPIVVRAVRATQPGAPRYQLVMGERRWRAAQQAGLATIPAIVRETADDSMLRDALLENIHRAQLNPLEEAAAYQQLLDEFEVTHDELAARIGRSRPLITNMIRLLRLPIAVQRRVAAGVLSAGHARALLALEGGPEQQEELAARIVAEGLSVRATEEAVTLANRESPSAPSAPRRKPIHMPGLQDVAEKLSTAFDTRVTVSLGKRKGKIVVEFGSVDDLQRIVELMSSSNG, encoded by the coding sequence ATGACTCAACCGAAGAACAAGCGAAGCGGCCTCGGCAGGGGCCTGGCGTCCCTGATCCCCACCGGCCCGGCCGATGGCGAGGACTCGGGCTACGGACCGCGGATGGGAGAGGCCGCGGCCGACGTCGTGATCGGTGGGCCGGGGGTCAGTGATGCTGCGACGACGGACGTCGGTGCCATCTACCGCGAGATCGATCCGTCAGCGATCAGCCCAAACCCCAAACAACCCCGCCAGGTGTTCGACGAGGAAGCCCTCTCCGAACTCGTGCACTCCATTCGCGAGTTCGGCCTGATGCAGCCGATCGTCGTGCGGGCGGTACGTGCGACACAGCCGGGGGCGCCGCGCTATCAGCTCGTCATGGGGGAGCGGCGCTGGCGGGCCGCGCAGCAGGCCGGCCTGGCCACCATTCCCGCGATCGTGCGGGAGACCGCCGACGACAGCATGCTGCGCGACGCCCTTCTGGAGAACATCCACCGCGCACAGCTGAACCCGCTCGAGGAGGCGGCGGCCTATCAGCAGCTGCTCGACGAGTTCGAAGTCACCCACGATGAACTGGCCGCCCGCATCGGCCGGTCGCGACCGTTGATCACGAACATGATCCGGCTGCTTCGCTTACCCATCGCGGTGCAGCGGCGGGTAGCGGCCGGCGTGCTTTCGGCCGGGCACGCCCGCGCACTGCTGGCCCTCGAAGGCGGGCCGGAGCAGCAGGAGGAGCTCGCGGCACGCATCGTCGCCGAGGGCCTTTCGGTGCGCGCCACCGAGGAGGCCGTCACGCTGGCGAACCGGGAAAGCCCTTCGGCACCGTCTGCGCCGCGCCGCAAGCCGATTCACATGCCCGGCCTGCAGGACGTTGCTGAGAAGCTGTCGACGGCGTTCGATACGCGCGTGACGGTCAGCCTTGGCAAACGAAAGGGCAAGATCGTGGTCGAGTTCGGCTCGGTCGACGATTTGCAACGGATAGTCGAGCTTATGAGTTCGTCCAACGGGTGA
- the rsmG gene encoding 16S rRNA (guanine(527)-N(7))-methyltransferase RsmG: MKHVEVTAAPPVAESLFGSELGRAQRYAEILAGAGVERGLLGPREVDRVWDRHILNSAAVAELLDAGEQIADIGSGAGLPGIPLALARPDLRLTLIEPLLRRSDFLREVVDDLGLEIAVVRGRAEDRSVRQQVGEMDAVVSRAVAALDKLTKWSVPLLRPDGRMVAIKGERAEEEIREHRRVMASLGAVDVRVMRCGADYLDPPVTAVVARREPTVRGVNRSPRTGRRSG; encoded by the coding sequence GTGAAACATGTCGAGGTGACCGCGGCACCGCCAGTTGCCGAGTCCCTCTTCGGATCGGAGTTGGGCCGCGCCCAGCGCTACGCCGAGATCTTGGCGGGGGCCGGCGTGGAGCGAGGGCTGCTCGGCCCGCGTGAAGTCGACCGCGTGTGGGACCGCCACATATTAAATAGTGCTGCGGTCGCCGAATTGCTCGATGCGGGCGAGCAGATCGCGGACATCGGTAGTGGGGCGGGCCTGCCCGGGATACCGTTGGCGTTGGCCCGGCCCGACCTTCGGCTCACGCTCATCGAACCACTTCTTCGCCGCAGCGACTTTCTGCGCGAGGTGGTCGACGATCTCGGTCTCGAGATCGCGGTCGTGCGGGGACGGGCCGAGGATCGGTCCGTGCGACAGCAAGTGGGGGAGATGGACGCGGTTGTCTCCAGGGCGGTCGCCGCCCTTGACAAGCTGACGAAGTGGAGCGTGCCGCTGCTCCGTCCGGATGGCCGGATGGTGGCGATCAAAGGCGAGCGCGCTGAGGAAGAGATCCGGGAGCACCGGCGTGTGATGGCATCGCTGGGTGCCGTCGATGTAAGGGTGATGAGATGTGGCGCGGACTACTTGGACCCACCCGTGACCGCGGTCGTGGCGCGGCGCGAGCCAACGGTTCGGGGAGTGAACCGGTCGCCACGAACGGGCAGGAGAAGCGGATGA
- a CDS encoding N-acetylmuramoyl-L-alanine amidase produces the protein MSSLRHGDRGGAVTEIRAALAALGMIDNPDDDLITGRHVAVDVFDDELDHAVRAFQQYRGLLVDGIVGEATFRALKEASYRLGARTLNHQFGAPMYGDDVATLQARLQDLGFYTGLVDGHFGLQTHNALMSYQREYGLYPDGICGPETLRSLYFLGSRVTGGSPHAIREEELVRRSGPRLSGKRIIIDPGRGGSDHGLIMNGPAGPISEADILWDLASRLEGRMTAIGMETFLSRPVNRAPSDAERAATANTVGADLMISLRCAAHASPSANGVASFHFGNSHGSVSTIGRMLSDFIQREVVARTGLRDCRTHGRTWDLLRLTRMPTVQVDVGYITNPHDRGMLVSAQARDSIAEGVLAAVKRLYLLGKNDRPTGTFTFAELLAHELSVDQAGRVSPT, from the coding sequence ATGTCGAGTCTGCGTCACGGTGACCGCGGGGGTGCGGTCACCGAGATCCGGGCGGCACTGGCGGCGTTGGGCATGATCGACAACCCCGACGACGACCTGATCACCGGTCGACACGTCGCCGTCGATGTATTCGACGACGAACTGGACCACGCAGTGCGCGCATTCCAGCAGTACCGTGGTCTGCTTGTCGACGGAATCGTCGGCGAGGCGACTTTCCGTGCGCTGAAAGAAGCTTCGTACCGATTGGGCGCCCGCACGCTCAACCATCAGTTCGGTGCGCCGATGTACGGCGACGACGTTGCGACGCTGCAGGCCCGGTTGCAGGACCTCGGCTTCTACACCGGACTCGTCGACGGGCACTTCGGCCTGCAGACCCACAATGCGCTGATGTCATATCAGCGCGAGTACGGCCTCTACCCCGACGGCATCTGTGGCCCAGAAACGTTGCGCTCCTTGTATTTTCTCGGCTCTCGGGTTACCGGCGGCTCGCCGCACGCCATCCGCGAGGAGGAGTTGGTTCGCCGCTCCGGGCCGCGGCTGTCGGGCAAGCGGATCATCATCGATCCGGGCCGCGGTGGTAGCGATCATGGCCTGATCATGAACGGACCGGCGGGGCCCATCAGCGAGGCAGACATCCTGTGGGACTTGGCCAGTCGGCTCGAGGGCCGAATGACCGCGATCGGTATGGAGACGTTCCTGTCCCGCCCGGTGAACCGCGCACCTTCTGACGCTGAACGGGCCGCCACGGCCAACACCGTCGGCGCCGACTTGATGATCAGCCTGCGCTGCGCCGCTCATGCCAGCCCCTCCGCCAACGGGGTGGCCTCGTTTCACTTCGGCAATTCGCACGGGTCGGTGTCCACCATCGGTCGTATGCTTTCTGACTTCATTCAACGAGAAGTGGTGGCGCGCACCGGATTACGTGATTGCCGCACCCATGGACGGACCTGGGATCTGCTGCGGCTGACCCGGATGCCCACCGTCCAGGTCGATGTCGGCTACATCACCAATCCACACGACCGGGGCATGTTGGTGTCCGCGCAGGCCCGTGACTCAATCGCCGAAGGTGTGCTCGCCGCAGTCAAGCGGCTGTATCTCCTCGGCAAGAACGACCGGCCAACGGGGACATTCACTTTCGCCGAGCTGCTGGCCCACGAACTGTCAGTCGATCAGGCCGGCCGCGTCAGCCCGACGTAA